gttttttagcTAAAAGAATCAATATTCAAAAAGGCATATTTAAATAAAGAGCCTTTTCTTTTTAGTATGTTAAAGTTTTATTTGGCataaaacggacgtcgttgacggttgtggacacccggcgatattcaaaaaaaaaaaaaaaagtaatttgcTCATATTTTGTACTCTTTCTCCCATGTTTAAGTATCAAATTTGTTGACTTTGTGAGTccaatcccgttttgattatgacaaatccaacgTATCTTAAATGTGCATTGAattgggtggtttgcccaaggcaagAACTTAGGTTGGGTTGGCCGAATCTCGTTAAAAATCTTGtgtttgctttcttttctttactctttaaatttccacacttgtatgctttcatttatgtTATTGTGATTATTGTGCTTGCCTTAATATTGTTagcatttatatatttattaacttaaaattaattgagaaaatactgattgcttagaaagactttaggttgTGCAATACTGATTGTAATTTTGAAAATTGGATATTAATTGACCTAggtttttaaaatatcaaattcacCTCCCACCTTgagattacaccaaaaatcacaaaatttgaTCTTCTAATGTTAAATTTTAAATCCTAAATTTTGAGATTGGAATATTCAAGTAGTGTTTGGAAGCATGGTTTTCGGACGTTAGATTTGGATTTcgttggatttggataaattttaatacaattttatacaatcttttattcaaatccaatataaCCCAAATTGAAGACCTCTCCAAATATAGAgtaaggtagtgtttgggagcataaaATTCAGAcactaaatttgaatttgagtgaatttagataaattttaatataattttatactgctTTTTCTTCCCTTCAAATCCAAAACCTCTCCAAATATATGATAAAAGAAAACATTCTTTTTGTGTCTTTGTAGAGTATGAAGTTGGTATTTAGGAATATAAATTTAActttaaatttacatttaaatAAATATGTACATCTCAACTTGGTGATTGGACTTCTTAGGTTTTTAGGACAGGCTGGTACTTGCCATTTGGGCTTCCATTGATATGGGCTTTGGTGCCTAAGCCCAAGCGGTCTCCCTTTGGGCTTTCCATTCCACAAGTTATCCTTTCTTATGGAAAAGGGTCCATTAATGCTCTGTTTGGATAAAAGCAGAATGCCAAGTGTTTTTATCCAATGGGAATGGAATCATGTTAGAATGGAATTTGCATTTGGATACTCTCACGGAATGAAGATGGCAATGAAATAGAGAATAAATTACATTTTTATGATGTTTGGGGAATATATGGATAGCTTTTCCATTTCAAATAGGAACACAATATTTTTAACTCTTATAAATTAGATGAAAAATTAAGAGTTAATTACACTGTGGTTCTAATTAAACAATCGTCAAAGCTTCACTTTGGTTTTTAAACTTTAATTTGTTGCATTGGTAGTTCGTTCCTGAGCTAGAGCTATATGACGACTCATTACATATAGTTTGGCCTAAATTGCAtgcttataaaaaaaattgaatgaggTTAGACTTTCTAACCATGTCAAATTTTAAACAACAATCAaattcttgtttttggtgtgtaatattttgattgaagtgATAATTATATATCACTAGAAAATTGcctataatttaaaattttggttGATTGTCCAAAATGTGATGTGAATATTTAATCATGCAGTCTAACCTAATGGATTTTTCAAAACTTTACTCATCATTTTTTCTCTTGCTTATTCAGTACCCTAATCAATGCCCACAAAAGGCACCGAAAACTACATTAAACTACCGAAAACACCAACCatttacaagaaaaaaaatacatgaaagtagCTTGATAATTGTTTGGACATTTTAGGTTAATTTGGTTCATTGTAGGAACAAATTTGTATTTAGAAGAACTATTTTATATGGTGAGTTGTTGCATTGAGTGCTTCGAAGATAGCtaattaagttttattttttattttttacaacaaACTCATTCAAGTTGGGTCAAATTATAATTGTGAATTGCTCACACATTAAAACCATAAAAATTTCCCAAGTTTATTCTCCTAGTCCTAACAATATGTATAATGGGGGTATTCTTTTGGATATATATTACAACAAACTCCCTCTATATCTCTCTCCTAATGAAAGATGTAATCCAAATATCTTAATGACACACATGCATTTACTTAATATTCATTTAATCTGAAAACCTAGAATTCAAGGCATATGAGTTGACTATTCCTTAGAACTCTCCCTTACTCATCATAAGAGAGTGCGTGTATATATAAGCACTCACTTGCGCATGTATATAATTAAACTCAAGTACTAGTGTTTGtgtatttttgtgtgtatatatatatatatatatatatatatatatatatatataaatgtatgtttgtatgtatgtatttatgtatgtatgcaGGGATTTGgatatataataaattatatgCATATGTGAAATTCAACCTAGTTATATTTTCTTTCGAAATAGCcattcctttaaaaaaaattgaaagttttaaaaaatcaCCTACAATCTATCTATCATTTTTccacctaaatatttttaaaaaatgtagtTGCATATTTGTATCTTATCTctaattgttttaaaaaataatggcACATCATATATACATCAAATATCATAAttatagattaaaaaaaaaaaaaaaactaaatggGTAACCTGGCAGGTGCCATATCTATACCCGGCTAACCCATTTATTAATTAGGTTAGGTTTGGGTTGAACCATTTATAAATAGGTCACCCTTCTTAGGCCTAAATCTATTTTAACTAAGCAGGTAACAGgtcatgacccgttttgccaccccttcTTTCAAGGAAGAACCCTACATCGAAATCCCTAATAAGATAGTGGACAGGCTTACTTCCAGCGCCAGTGTTTGCTAAATATATTGTTGCTAGCACATacaaagaaaatatggagaaatGTTAATTTGATTCTAGCTATAATATGCATCTTAGGGATGATGTCTAGCTTATAATCTTTCTTGCATTATTTGACGATACAAGTTTTAGATGTTGTCTCACCATAACTTGTTTTGGAACTTCTTGCATTGCAAAGATAGCTATCAAAGAATCTGTCtaaaattttcattcttaaatGTGTTTCTTTCATGGATTTTTGGTTGTGCAAACTCATTTGTTGGGTTGAAACATGGAAGAGCATTATCTATTAGTCCACACAATGGTAATCAATCATCACTCAAATCTTACTCTATAACCAAATCTTATAAGTATTTACATACAATTCTACCTCCACTACTCAAGTCTATATGTACTTTTTACAACCCCTTCTTCTTTGAAAGACTAATAGAGGGGTTGGAACAATTACAACTCAATGTTGTGACTAAAGCGCCACCTAAGTGAGTTGTAATTTCATATATCAATTTTCTCCTAAATGGCTACCTACTAGGTTTCCATGATGATATTGTATTGTGTAACCTTACCTATTTGAACTCACACTAAATAGTCAATTATGGGTCACAACTGTTTATATTTGACCTGTAGTTGACTCACTTGTAACTTGTCCAATCCGCCCATTTGCCACCTCTAAGAGTATCTCTTCTCCATTGTTCATTTTCTTCATCTATGCTTGTGAAGCCTTCAATGTTGTACGCTTTTGTTGGTTGCTCCGTTTCTTGGTCCATGCTTGTGAATTCTTTGATGTTGAATGTTGGAACATAATCTCTCCGGTAGTGTAAGTTCGAATACCATTCCAAATTGATGATAACTTTAGTTTGTTACTCCTCCTTACAGCCATTGGTCGACAAAATAAGTTCTTTGGCAGCTTAAGAACCTTAATTGAGCACGTTTTGTCTAGATCTGGAACCCCATGATATTGGGAGGGGAGATCAATGATGAAGTGTCCATATTCATCAGTGACTCCTTGTGCTAAAGTTGATTCCTCATTTTCTCCCTTGTTATTGCATGTTACACCCACCAATACACCTACAAAGATTTTAAAAACTTGAATAAGCACATATGCCTTATAGCCTTGAAGCCATTCTTTTCTCATGATAATGAAGCCTTAGGGACAATCACACAAAGTCAATTGTAAAGCTCAGATGTGATCTTTGGGGAATATATGGATTgcttttctatttaaaaaaaggAATACAATATTCTTAACTCTTATagattatatgaaaaattaagaattaattaCACTATAGTCCTAATTAAACAATCATCAAAGCTTCGCTTTGGTTCTTAAACTTTAATTTGTTGCATTGGCAGTTCCTTTTGGGCTTTGTGACAACTAATTATATATAGTTTGGTCCTAAATTGCATGCTTACATTAATAATTGAAGAAATTATTAGCTAGCTTATTCTCTCTAATCAGGCCAAATtttaaacaaccaatcaaattCTTGGCTTTGTTGTggaatattttgattgaagtgATAATTATATATCACTTAAAAATTtcctaaattcaaaattttgattgaTTATCCAAAATATGATGTGAATATTTGATCATTTAGTCTAACCTAGTAGATTTTTCAAAACTTTactcatcatttttttttcttgctcaTTTTGTACCCTAATCAATGCCTACAAAAAGATACAAGAAAACTACATAAAACTACTGAAAACACCAACTGTTTacaacaacatatatatatatatatatatatatatatatatatatatatatatatatatatatatgcaagtaCCTTGATAATTGTTTGGACATTTACTTTTTGCATACTTCCTTTTCATTTGATCAAACATTTAATAAAAAAGCAATGAGCATTTTCATGGTAAAATTTAGAAACAATTAATTATTCATATGAACTATACAttattatggattcataaaaaaaattcaatttattttttagtttattataacattattatttttatgtaactaattataattaaatataaaatcagCAACAGGCATTTTGTAAAACAAACCTAAACTTTGTGTTCATACGAGTGTGCGTGGGTGTATATATAATATAGGttcattaattcatatatatatatatatatatatatatatatatataacgaaCCTGAAAGGGGCTgtggaagatgatgatgaaggtGATGAGGTTGATGATGACGACGATGAAGATGAAAGCGACGCTGACAGAGAAGTGAACCAGTGACCAAGACGGTGGAAAGCTTCTCCTCTCCATAGCCTGCCATCTCCACCCACTCTTCTCGGCCGTCCATCAGTTCCGACGACACCGATGCAGCTGGGTCGTCCATGATATCCCCTAGGCCTGCAGCCAGCTCCGACGACGTCGTCCCGAGGAGAGAGA
The Malania oleifera isolate guangnan ecotype guangnan chromosome 13, ASM2987363v1, whole genome shotgun sequence DNA segment above includes these coding regions:
- the LOC131145795 gene encoding uncharacterized protein LOC131145795 gives rise to the protein MSRFRGSCYLNDLLMAFVLFFLLSLLGTTSSELAAGLGDIMDDPAASVSSELMDGREEWVEMAGYGEEKLSTVLVTGSLLCQRRFHLHRRHHQPHHLHHHLPQPLSGVLVGVTCNNKGENEESTLAQGVTDEYGHFIIDLPSQYHGVPDLDKTCSIKVLKLPKNLFCRPMAVRRSNKLKLSSIWNGIRTYTTGEIMFQHSTSKNSQAWTKKRSNQQKRTTLKASQA